GCGAATAGTCCGCACATTTTGGGTGATGTCTTCACCCATAACTCCGTCACCCCTAGTTGCACCTCTGGTGAGAATACCATTTTCATATGTCAACGCTAAGGCAGAACCATCAATTTTCAGTTCGCAGACATACTCCACCTCTCCTACGTTAGGTGCTTGTCGCCGCCAGCGCCCTTCCCATGCCTTTAACTCGTCAATGTTAAACGCATTTTCTAAACTATAGAGTGGAACATTGTGGCGAACTGAGAGAAATTGAGTTGCTGGTTTCTCTCCTACCCGTTGAGTGGGGCTATCAGGTGCAACCAATTCTGGATACTGATTTTCCAGTTGTTGCAATTCTCGATATAACTGGTCATAAACTGCGTCCTCCATAATGGGAGAATCAAGGACGTAGTAGGCTAAGCTCGCCTTTTGTAGTAATTGTCGCAGTTCTTGAACGCGCTGTTTGGCTTCTGTGTTTATCGCTTGCACTACATCCATCTCCGTCATTTAATCGCTACTAGCTTGCAGCTTTCAGCATTCTGCCTTTTGAGGGATGGAGTAGGTTGGCTATTAATCCTAACACCCAAACAGCTGAAAGCTACAGCTTATAGCTTAATTAAATTTCACAAGTCTTGTCCTCTACTTCTTAGTAGAAGCACGTTCTGTCAGAACTGCTATATCTTTGCCCTTGTGTAAACTTGAAATATTTTGAATTCAACCTAATTTCATTAAAGCTAAGCGATAGGAATTTCGTAGCAGAGGAATATACGAAAACAGCAAGCGAAATATTAAGGGAAAACGCTGCAAATATTTAGCTGGTAGATCTGCAAACCCACAAGCTTCCATCACTTGATATCGGGAATCCCAATCTTGAATCTGGCGAATATCTGAGATACCCCAAAACATCTTTGCCGAAGTGTACTTAAGCGCACCATGTCTTTTTTGATTTTTTATCCAAAACTGCGACACACAATCAAAGGCAAAGCAAGAACCAGGAAAATGCTCTAAAAGATTAGTAAACAACTGCTTGACTTGCTGTTCGTTAAAATACATCAAGACTCCTTCTGCTACAAACAAGCAAGGTTCTGTACTAACTGCTTTTACACTTTCTATCCAGTCTGTCTCTAAAGCAGAAGCAGTGATAAATTTACGGCGTTCGGTTTCCTCAAAAAATTGCTTCCGTAGTAACATTGAGTCTGGTAAATCTAAATCAAACCACCGTACTTCACCGTTATCCACTCGTTCAAAGCGCGTATTCAGTCCAGCACCAATCTCGACAACCGAACCTTGCGGATACTGCTTGAGGTAGGTGCGTACCCAATTGTCAAGAATCATCCCTCGCAGACAAACACCTATCTGAGAGTTTTTAGCAGGAGCAAATTTATCAAAATCGTAATCAATTGCCTCAAGAATCTCAGCCGATTTGGGATCACAGATGATCGGCTCGGTTTGCTGTAGTTCAGACGCCCTTCCCCAAAGTGGGATGAGTAGTGTTTCTTGTACGATACCTAAGTCAACCTTGGTTTTAATCATAAATACCTCTACTAACTCACTTCATTATTTAATAATAAAGTTTCTTATTAGTACTTTAGATGAAATTGTAGCGTAAGATAACGCTGAGTGTGAAATACTTAGTAAAACACAACAGAATGATGGAAAAAATCACTAACAACAGTGTTCTCCAGCAATCAAGAGCCTAAAAAGTTTTGCCAACAAGCACCATACTTTCTCATCTAGCACAGGTTAGTATAGACTTGAGAGTTGCTTTAGGCGTCAGTTTATGACAAGTGCCGTGAAATCTCCTTATACCAGCGAACAAATTGCCGCTTGGCTACGTGGACTCCTCACCATAGCTTGGGCTGATGGTGACTTCGATGCTCAAGAACAAGAATTAATTACCACCATCACTGAAGATGAACTCGCTCCTGGCATCAAGATAGAGCCATTTGACCCAATAGAACCAGAGGAATTAGCTGCAATTTTGGGCAAAGGTACAAAAACAGCAGAAAATTTCTTACGGACAGCAGTGTTAGTTGCGATCGCAGACGGTATATATTCCTCCAGCGAAGACTATCTGCTGCACCAGTTATGCAAAGCCTTAGAACAACCAGAGAACCTGTTAGAAGCCCTGCGCCACACACTCGAACCCCCACAGCCGCAGGATTCTGTTGCGACTCCAGTTCCTTTACAAGCTGCACCCACAAAGCGTCAAATTGATGCACTGCGCCCCATGCGCAACTGGCTTGACAAGCTAGATATTCATGACCCCAGAGTGGCTCGTTTTCTATGTAAGATGATACCTTCACAGTGTCCTTTTGAGCGTGATGTCAAGCTGTTTAAACGTAAAGTTGTTCACATTCCGCCATTATGCAAACTCAACCCACTTTATGAACAACTTGTTGGCTTGCGTTTTCGCGCTCTATCTTATCTTGCTGATGACTGTGGTGAGGACATTTCGCCGTATATTTAGTCATTATGAGTAAATAACTAATGACTAACTAACTATGCAATTCATCGATCAAGCAAAAATTGAAGTAGAAGCAGGAAACGGAGGCGATGGTATTGTCGCCTTCCGCAGAGAAAAGTACGTCCCCGCAGGTGGTCCCTCTGGTGGAAATGGGGGAAAAGGCGGAAGCGTGTTGTTCGTTGCTAAAGAAAACCTGCAAACTTTGCTTGACTTTAGATACAACCACCTCTTTAAGGCAGAAAACGGTTCTCGTGGTGGACCAAATAATTGTACAGGGGCAAATGGCAAGGATTTGATTATTGAAGTTCCCTGCGGAACCGTTGCTTATAATGCCGAAACTGATGATATCATCGGAGACTTAGTCGAACCAGGACAAACTTTGCTCGTTGCTGAAGGTGGTAAGGGTGGACTGGGAAATAAGTATTTCTTGAGTAACCGTAACCGCGCCCCTGAGTATGCTCTACCTGGATTAGCAGGGGAAATCAAATCACTGCGTCTGGAGTTGAAACTTTTGGCGGAAGTTGGGATTATTGGGTTACCTAATGCCGGAAAATCGACTTTGATTTCAGCTTTATCCGCTGCACGTCCCAAAATTGCCGACTACCCCTTCACAACTTTGATTCCAAATTTGGGTGTCGTGCGCAAACCCACTGGAGATGGCACAGTTTTTGCTGATATTCCCGGACTTATTGAAGGTGCTTCCCAAGGAGCCGGTCTAGGACACGATTTCTTACGTCACATTGAGCGCACACGTGTACTGCTACACCTTATTGATGTAACCAGTGAAGATGTGATTGGTGATTTTAACATAATTCAACAAGAATTGCAAGTATATGGACGGGGTTTGGCAGAACGTCCGCAAGTTTTGGCGCTGAACAAAATTGATGCTGTTGATAGGGAAACAAAGGATTTGGAAGCGCTGGCAACGCAATTAAATCACCTTTGTTACTCTCCTGTTTTCCTGATCTCGGCTGTTACAGGTACTGGTTTAGAAGCAATGTTACAGTACATTTGGTCAATACTCGATCAACTCAATGCTCTTGAAGTTAGCGAGAAGATTAGTACAGAATGAACAAAATACGTAATCTTGCTGATTTTTTATCATCAAGAAATAATTTGCTTATCCCTTGCTCACTTAAAATTAACTATAAAATTTACATTCTTTACTTAAGAGTAGAGATGTGGACTATAAAATGAGCTAAAGATTGTAGCTTGTGGATATGACTCATTTGCTTATTGGAAGCCATGTTGCTGCATCTTCCGAGAGTGGCAGTATTGTACTTTCTAAAAAAAGAGTCAGTTCACATTTGAGTAGTCTGTTGGGTAGACGCAGAAAAAATATGTATAGCGAATTAACAGGCACATATAAATTAGAATTAGTCGGACTTTCTTTTGCGATCGCAGTTATTTCTTCATACACAGCTTTAGACTTATCAAAAAGAGTCCAGCTTGGTTGGAACAAGCGTTTGCTCTGGCTGTTGGGGGGAGCGATCGCAATGGGAATGGGCATTTGGTCAATGCACTTTATTGCCATGATCGCTTTTGAATTACCTGTGCCTGTGAGTTACGATCTGTGGATGACTCTGCTGTCTCTGCTGTTTGCGGTGCTTGCTTCTAGCATAGCTTTATCGTTGTTGAGCCGTTCTATTTCAACAGCAGTTTTAATTGGTGGTGGGGTTTGCATGGGACTAGCCATTGCTTCAATGCACTACACGGGCATGGCAGCTATGCGACTTCAAGCAAAGCTCGACTATAACTTAAAGTTAGTCAGTTTATCAGTGATCATTGCCATCATTGCCTCTTTCGCGGCTCTTTGGCTGGCATTTCGACTGAAAAAAAATCAAGAGTTGAAAGGGGCGAAATGGCAGAAGGTTGGCAGTGCCTTTTTAATGGGAATTGCCATCAGTGGAATGCACTATACAGGAATGTGGGCAACTCACTTTATGCCCCATAAACATTTATCAATACTGCAATCTCCGGTAATTAATCAGTTGTGGTTGGCTATTGCTATCGGAGTTGCGACATTATTCATCTTAACTTTAGCCTTATTAACTTCTTTCTTCGACCAATCTTTAACAGATCAGTTATTACAACAAAAGGCTTTAGAAGAGAGTGAAAAACGCTTTCGGATGCTGATCCAAAAGATGCAAGTGGGAGTTTTATTACTCAATAGCAATGCTAAAATCCTGAGCAGCAATCAAGCCGCAAACAATCTCCTAAATCAAAATCTCCAGGATAAACAGCATCAAGTATTTGGTGCTGGTTGGTTGTTGTTGCGTGAAGATGGAACACGTCTTTGTGAAGAAGAATTCCCCGTACAGAAAGCAATCGCTCTACAAAAACCCATTCAGAATATGGTCGTGGGAATTGAGGATCCAAAAAGCCTAAATCAACGTTGGCTGCTAGTTAATGCAGACCCCCAGATCGGAAATGATAATCGTGTAGAAAGGGTTGTCTGCACTTTTAGTGATATCACTCAAAGAAAGCAAGTTGAAGCCACACTGCAATTAATTGTTGAGGGAACAGCTTATACAACTGGTGATGAATTCTTTCGCTCATGCGTACGCTATATTGCAAAACTGTTACAAGTTCCTTATGTCTTTGTAAGTGAATTTATTACGGAAACGAAAACTCAACTTGGTACCCTAGCATTCTGGAATAGTGTTGATTTTGATCAAAACTTCAAGTACGACATAGCTACTATTAGCCACGAACACTGTAAAGTCGTCTTTGATGGAACATGTTGCTGCCATTGTGACGATGAGTTATCAAGACTTTTACTTAAAGAAAAAGATGCCGCCCAGTTGAATCTTCACAGCTATTTGCTTCCTCTAGTCAACTCAAACGGCGAGACTATCGGTTATTTGGTGGTGATGGATGTTAAGCCTCTAGAGATTGATTTAAGCAAAGAGTCCTGTTTGAAAATTTTTGCTGCTCGCGCAGGGGCTGAACTAGAACGTAAACTAGCAGAAGAATTGCTTGCTAAGAGTGCAGAACGAGAAAGAGCAATTTCTTTTGTGATTCAACGCATGCGTCAAACTTTGGAAATTGACCAAATTTTCCGTGCAACAACACAAGAGTTGCGACAAGTTTTAAGCTGCGATCGCGTCCTGGTTTATCGCTTTCATCCTGACTGGAGTGGAGAAATTATCTGTGAGTCAGTAGCACAAGGTTGGAAAGCACTTATCAGGTTACAAAATAATCAATCCCAAGTCACACAAGTCGCGGTTAACCAAATCGATTGTGTGATTAAAGAATTACAACAAGATCTACGTCAGATCATACAAGACACCTATCTGTACGACACCCAGGGCGGTGATTTTCATTCTGGCACAAGTTATCGGTGCGTTCCGGATATTTACAAAGCTGGATTTGACTCTTGTTACGTTGAATTGTTAGAACAATTTCAAGCACGCGCGTATATCATAGTTCCAATCTTTTGCAGCAATCAACTTTGGGGCTTCCTAGCAACGTATGAAAATTCTGCTCCTCGTCAATGGAAAGAAACAGAAATCAAAATCGTCCTTCAGATCGGAGCACAGTTGGGAGTAGCAATTCAACAGGCACAATTGTTAGCACAAACGCAAAAACAATCTAGCGAACTCAAACAAGCTAAAGAAGTCGCTGATAAAGCAAATCAAGCTAAAAGCGAATTTTTAGCACATATGACCCACGAGCTGAGAACACCACTCAACGCGATTCTTGGCTTTACCCAACTGATGAACCGCGACAGTTCCCTCAAAGCAGAGCATCAGAAATACCTGAGTATCATTAATCGTAGCGGCGAACATCTGTTGGAGTTAATTAACGACGTTTTAGACATGTCTAAAATCGAAGCAGGAGGTATGACATTTAATGAGAATAAGTTTGATTTATTTTACCTGCTTGAGAGTTTAGAGGGAATGCTCAAACTCAAAGCTGAATCTAAAGGCTTAAACCTGGTATTTGAGCGTACCCTTCAAGTCCCGCAATATATCACAACTGACGAAGGAAAATTGCGTCAAGTTTTAATTAACTTACTGGACAATGCCACTAAATTTACCGAAAAAGGAAGTGTCACTCTTCGGGTGTCAGTCGAGCAAGCCCAGACAAACAAATGTGCAGAGAATGTCACCACCACACCTCATCTCCTGTTTGAGGTAACAGACACTGGTTGTGGCATTCATCCCAATGAATTCCATAAATTATTTCAAGCCTTTGAACAAACTGCAACAGGGTTAAAATCTGGTGGAGGTACTGGCTTGGGTTTATCCATCAGTCATAAGTTTGTGCAAATGATGGGAGGACAAATCAAGGTTAGCAGTACTTTGGGGGTTGGAACTCAGTTTAGCTTTTCTATCCCTGTGGAGGAGGCAACAGAAACGAAAACACAAACTCCTGAGTTCACCAGTTACAAAGTCATTCGCTTAGCTTCTGAGCAACCCGCTTATCGGATTTTAGTTGTCGATGACCAGCTAACCAACCGTATGCTATTGGTCAAGCTGCTGGACAA
This portion of the Brasilonema sennae CENA114 genome encodes:
- a CDS encoding Mo-dependent nitrogenase C-terminal domain-containing protein gives rise to the protein MTSAVKSPYTSEQIAAWLRGLLTIAWADGDFDAQEQELITTITEDELAPGIKIEPFDPIEPEELAAILGKGTKTAENFLRTAVLVAIADGIYSSSEDYLLHQLCKALEQPENLLEALRHTLEPPQPQDSVATPVPLQAAPTKRQIDALRPMRNWLDKLDIHDPRVARFLCKMIPSQCPFERDVKLFKRKVVHIPPLCKLNPLYEQLVGLRFRALSYLADDCGEDISPYI
- the obgE gene encoding GTPase ObgE, encoding MQFIDQAKIEVEAGNGGDGIVAFRREKYVPAGGPSGGNGGKGGSVLFVAKENLQTLLDFRYNHLFKAENGSRGGPNNCTGANGKDLIIEVPCGTVAYNAETDDIIGDLVEPGQTLLVAEGGKGGLGNKYFLSNRNRAPEYALPGLAGEIKSLRLELKLLAEVGIIGLPNAGKSTLISALSAARPKIADYPFTTLIPNLGVVRKPTGDGTVFADIPGLIEGASQGAGLGHDFLRHIERTRVLLHLIDVTSEDVIGDFNIIQQELQVYGRGLAERPQVLALNKIDAVDRETKDLEALATQLNHLCYSPVFLISAVTGTGLEAMLQYIWSILDQLNALEVSEKISTE
- a CDS encoding class I SAM-dependent methyltransferase, with translation MIKTKVDLGIVQETLLIPLWGRASELQQTEPIICDPKSAEILEAIDYDFDKFAPAKNSQIGVCLRGMILDNWVRTYLKQYPQGSVVEIGAGLNTRFERVDNGEVRWFDLDLPDSMLLRKQFFEETERRKFITASALETDWIESVKAVSTEPCLFVAEGVLMYFNEQQVKQLFTNLLEHFPGSCFAFDCVSQFWIKNQKRHGALKYTSAKMFWGISDIRQIQDWDSRYQVMEACGFADLPAKYLQRFPLIFRLLFSYIPLLRNSYRLALMKLG
- a CDS encoding MHYT domain-containing protein — encoded protein: MYSELTGTYKLELVGLSFAIAVISSYTALDLSKRVQLGWNKRLLWLLGGAIAMGMGIWSMHFIAMIAFELPVPVSYDLWMTLLSLLFAVLASSIALSLLSRSISTAVLIGGGVCMGLAIASMHYTGMAAMRLQAKLDYNLKLVSLSVIIAIIASFAALWLAFRLKKNQELKGAKWQKVGSAFLMGIAISGMHYTGMWATHFMPHKHLSILQSPVINQLWLAIAIGVATLFILTLALLTSFFDQSLTDQLLQQKALEESEKRFRMLIQKMQVGVLLLNSNAKILSSNQAANNLLNQNLQDKQHQVFGAGWLLLREDGTRLCEEEFPVQKAIALQKPIQNMVVGIEDPKSLNQRWLLVNADPQIGNDNRVERVVCTFSDITQRKQVEATLQLIVEGTAYTTGDEFFRSCVRYIAKLLQVPYVFVSEFITETKTQLGTLAFWNSVDFDQNFKYDIATISHEHCKVVFDGTCCCHCDDELSRLLLKEKDAAQLNLHSYLLPLVNSNGETIGYLVVMDVKPLEIDLSKESCLKIFAARAGAELERKLAEELLAKSAERERAISFVIQRMRQTLEIDQIFRATTQELRQVLSCDRVLVYRFHPDWSGEIICESVAQGWKALIRLQNNQSQVTQVAVNQIDCVIKELQQDLRQIIQDTYLYDTQGGDFHSGTSYRCVPDIYKAGFDSCYVELLEQFQARAYIIVPIFCSNQLWGFLATYENSAPRQWKETEIKIVLQIGAQLGVAIQQAQLLAQTQKQSSELKQAKEVADKANQAKSEFLAHMTHELRTPLNAILGFTQLMNRDSSLKAEHQKYLSIINRSGEHLLELINDVLDMSKIEAGGMTFNENKFDLFYLLESLEGMLKLKAESKGLNLVFERTLQVPQYITTDEGKLRQVLINLLDNATKFTEKGSVTLRVSVEQAQTNKCAENVTTTPHLLFEVTDTGCGIHPNEFHKLFQAFEQTATGLKSGGGTGLGLSISHKFVQMMGGQIKVSSTLGVGTQFSFSIPVEEATETKTQTPEFTSYKVIRLASEQPAYRILVVDDQLTNRMLLVKLLDKQGFQVHEASNGQDAVTLWEIWHPHLIFMDTRMPLMDGYEATSLIKEKERNTPQHSHQTIIIATTTNAFQEEKYKILSAGCDDILSKPFQEQDIVGKISKYLGVQFLDPENTTNTEITPPTCKVVTNSPNLISVMETMPSEWIQQLQNAASAGNDLLIFQLMEQIPADKVDMIETLKVLVENFDFEQVIELTEQRTQNGQRPCILQNAELSNYKRIQTPQLVVE